The genomic region TGTGTTATGATCGTTTCCATTGAGTCTTCTTTAATCTACTCAATAGAAAAAAAAAGGATAGACCTAATGCTGATGGCTtccacatgagtggggtctgcGGAAGGAATAACAATCCTTACCCCTGCCATTTTGCAGAGAGGCTACGTCAAAACCAGGGTTTTTGGCTCAATGGAATCTAcccaatagaagaattactaaaaAATGATCTCATTCCTATTAATTCTTCTATTGGGTTGATTAAATTGTTTCATTTTGTATTTATTCTGACTGCGTGCCAAGTGTACAAATTGTCTCTCATTGTTGATCATGTGGCAACTAGCGTGTAAGCTATTAAATATTTAAATTGCATCTTGCAATGTTGATCTCTGTTTTCAAGTCGTCGACTAGTCGCCGACTAGTCGTCCGGTCGGTCCTGGGAGCTCGACTTGGGGGACCGGCTCGACTTTTCTGGCAAGTCGGGCGACTTGTCAACGACTGAAATTTCTGAGTCGACTAGTCGTCGACTTGTTCTAGCTAGTCGGCCGACTTATCCCCAATTCGGCCCAAGCAGCCCATTACACAACTTAAACCCTAACCTAACCCACAACTGAAGCCGCCCCTCATCTGCACAGAGCCACACGCCGCCGACCACCCCTCCTCTCAAGCGGCCCCTCCTCGGTAGTCTGCAGTCTGCACGCCGCCCTTATCAATCTGCAGGAACCTAGTGACTTGGTGAGTCCTGCTCCCCCTCTCCCGCCCTCGCAGCAAGCTCGCCCGACCTCTGCTCGCCCTCCCCCGCCCTCTCATCAATCCCCACATAGCAGTCCAACTCAAGCTGGTGCTGGTGGTGAAGAAAATGCAATGGATGATCTTGATTTGGAAGATATTTAGAGTATCTAGTATCTATCTAGCTGCAGCAGCAGCTTAGATATCTAATGGAGCTTATTTCCTTTCAAGTTTGAACTATATTTTCTTGCTATTTGTTTTCCAATTTGAACTATATGGCTGTTATGACTTATGAGTTTATGACTTATCACTTATGTGGCTGATTTGGTTCAGTTTGAGGCTTCAAATGAGGTAAGACTTGATGTTTATTTCAGTTTCGTTCAATTTCAGACTTCAAAAGAGGTAAAAcatcctctttcttcatataTAAATGATATATTGTctatatgaagccattatacaGGCAAAACAACCACTATATTGGCAAGTCGACGACTAGTCGACTGACTTATCGACTAGTCACCAAGTCGGTACCTTGTCGACTCGACTCGACTTACCGACTTGAAAACCTTGATGTTGATAACTACTCTGCTAGTGCATTGTCAAGGGCGTCGAGCCCCCGACTAGCCGGACCGCGTCTACGCAGCTCGTAGCCGTCGGCCGTCCTCTCCGGTGAGGTTATCCCCCTCAACTGCAGGCTTaacagaaagagagagagagattaaGGATATAATTCTTGCCTAATTGATTGTCAAGTGCTTACAAGTATATATAGCCAATGGCCCAACCGACATGGAGAAGGTTCTCCTTGATTCTAGGGATTTCCAAAACAACTCTTCTTGATTCTAGGGATTCCCAAAACAACTCTCCTTGATTCTAGGGATTTCCAAAACAACTTACTAATCTAACACTTGCAGCGCCTGCCCAGCGTGCTCAGTCGCGCTCAGCTGCGCTGTGCGTCCGCACATGACATGCATAGATGGTTAAATTTCATATTGCATTTTTTTTCACTCCATGTTGTGCGCCACTATTTCCTTACATGATGGTTCCAAAAATTTGAGGATTGAATTATTGGTTGATATTACGTGTATTGTTGAAATTATAAATAACACTCTATTCTTGTTGTGCTTTCTGGCAATTTTGATTTGACCAAGTATCTATATTTTTGGTCAACTGAAGAATCTATTCCTCCCTGGTCCCAGCAGTTTCTAGTAGAGTAAGGGTTGCTGTAAGGCTTAGGCCTAGGAATGCAGAAGAGTTGGCGGCAGATGCAGATTTTGGTGATTGTGTTGAACTTCAGCCAGAGGTGTAGCTTGGTTTCTTCTTAGCATGCTGTGACAAATTATTTTTATTGTCTAACCTGATGGAAATTTCTTATGAAGCTCAAAAGGTTAAGGCTTCGTAAAAATAATTGGGAGTCGGAAACATACGAATTCGATGAAGTGCTTACAGACTTCTCTTCTCAAAAGCGAGTGTACGAAGTTGTTGCGAAACCAGTTGTGGAGGTATATGAATTTCAAGCTTTTATCGCAACTTTTGGAGTTAATTATTTTGAACTTTCTGTTTTTTTCTCATTTAAAGTAGTCATAATAGGTTATATGATTCATTTACTGAATATTACATATGATGCAGCGATACAACTTTGCTTATAGTGCTGCTTATCTTTTTAATGCCCCTTTTTTGTGAGCATGCATGGTATTGCAAATTGCTTCATGATAATTATAAGGTTTGCAGAAATGGAACAAATTTTCTAATTGCCTAGAATTTGTTTTGAAAGTACAACATCTTTTGTAGCTTATACTTGATCTGTTCGTTTTTAGTAGGCGTATTAGGATTTGAAGTCTTTAGAGGTACAATTTGACCATATTAAAAGAGCTTTGAAATACAAATCTATTCATATAAATTTTATACACTAAGCATGCATATAATTCACTGGCTGTTCGTCAATTTTTATAAAGTAACCGCTCTGACCCTAGTTTGACCTTTTAAAATCCTAATACATCTACTAAAAATGAATCGACGAAGTAGTTGACAAGAAATGATAAAGCAACCGCTCTGACCCTTCAACATTTTGTTCTGTCCATCACCGATAGTTGATTACTGTGTTACTTAGCAATGTCTGTACCAATATAGAGTTCTCTGTGTTTGGCAGAGTGTTATGGAGGGATATAATGGTACAGTTATGGCATATGGCCAGACTGGTACTGGGAAAACTTTTACACTGGGAAGACTTGGTGAAGAAGACACTGCTGCTAGGGGAATCATGGTTCGTGCAATGGAGGATATTCTAGCAGACATAACACCTGGGACTGATTCTGTCTCAGTATCATATCTTCAGGTTTGTGATGGTGGGCCTTTTGTGGTTGTACCTATTAATCTAGTGTTTTTGTGATTTTGTAACAATGTATACTGGATGGTTGTTACAGTTGTACATGGAGATGATACAAGATCTCCTTGATCCTGTAAATGATAATATAGCCATTGTAGAAGACCCAAGGACTGGGGATGTTTCATTGCCTGGAGCCACAGTAGTTGAAGTTAGAGATCAAAAAAGCTTTGTGGATCTTCTAAGGGTGGGTGAGGCTCATCGTGTTGCTGCAAATACAAAGTTAAACACAGAGTCATCTCGAAGTCATGCGATCCTCATGGTATGCTTATGTTCCTTGAGTTTGTTTACCTATCTGAGTATCTGTACGCTGTTACAACTATAGTATTTCTGATAAATGATATTGCGAGGTGAAATCCTTTGTGAAGGTGAATGTCAGGAGGTCTGTAAAAGGTAGAACTGAAATGGATGTCAGCATTTCTGGTGAAAATGGGCTCTCATCATCCTTGGTAGGGTCTTTGAGACCACCTATTGTTAGGAAAAGTAAGCTTGTAGTTGTCGATTTGGCTGGATCAGAGCGCATAGACAAGTCAGGTGAGTCTTCTTTTCTCATTGGTATACACGTCACACATGTTCTGATTTGTCAGTTGTATGTCCACGTGATGGTCTCTTGTAGTTTGCAACCATATAATATGGCGACTTAATACTTGCAGGAAGTGAGGGTCATACGTTAGAAGAGGCAAAGTCTATCAATTTGTCTTTAAGTGCTCTGGGAAAATGCATCAATGCACTTGCTGAAAGCAGTCCTCATGTGCCTGTTCGTGATTCTAAACTTACAAGATTGCTTAAAGATTCATTTGGAGGTAAGATGTGCTCTTTATACTTCTTTTACAATAATAATATGATTATTGCACATGTGGCCCCAGAAAGAATCAGTGTGCTATACTTATGATCAATTATAAAGGGCACTGTTCCATTTTTCTTCATGATTATTCTAGAAGAGAGCAATTAAACCAACAAAGTAagtacaacaacaacaaagccttttagtttcaagtaagttggggtaggctagagttaaaaCTAATAGAAGCCACAAGTCAAGGTTCATGCATGTGGATAACTATTTTCCCTACACTCTtattcaaggctaaatctttgggTATATTCTATCCTCTCGAATCTCTTTTACTGCTTCTTCCTATGTCAACTTCAGTCTTCCCTGCCTCTCTTTCCATTACTATCCCGTATTAGGATCCCACTACGCTCTGGTGCCTCTGGAAGTCTTTGGTGGAGTTCAAACCATCTCAACTTGTGTCGGACAAGACAAActtttcttcaattggtgctATCCTTAGCCTATCGCGTATATCATTATTCCAGCTTTGCTCCTTTCTTGTATGACCCTAAATCCAACAACCTATGCATTTTTTGCAACACTAATATACTGAACATGTCATCTTTTTTAGGCCAACATTCTGCACCATACAACACAACATGTCTAATCGTCATCCTATGAAACTTGCCTTTTAGCTTATGTGGTACCCTAAATTTGTGCACGGTCCTATAAACCATCAAAGTAagtaaaaaagaaaaagaaaacttgtGCACCCTAAATTTAGCTTCAATGTGTTCCATGCTATCACCTAGTTGGATGGTGATGCCACTTGTTTACCTCATTGGAACAAGTGTCATTGTTGCATATTAGTAGCCACACAATAATGCAGGTTCACTTTAGTACCAGCATACTAAAATGTAGGCATGGGTTCTTGTTTTTTctctcgaacgcgcaggagaactgtGCCCCATTATATATTAAGCAGAAAAAAGGGGTGGTCTTAAAAGAACAATACAAAAGGCCTCCTTATGGAGGCCAGTAGCAAGCATACATAAATGAATCCATCAGACCCTTCTTAACTCTCAGCTAATGGTGCTGCCAAATGGGAAAGCCCCTTGGCACCAGCAATCTCCCATTTTGCCCTTTCCTCATCCACGGCTCTAAGACTCATAGTAACACTAGGGCTGCAGCCATCAAAGACACATTTGTTTCTATGTTTTCACAAGATCCAAGCTCCCAGAATGATAAGGGAATCAAGTCCTTTTTTGGTGAGTCCATTAACAATATTCCCCACCAATTCCCACCAGCCCAGATATGAGCCAACATCCAGTTGAGGAGCCAAAGAATGCAGACCAAATTTCCTAAGCAACAAATACCAGAATTCCCTGGATAATGAACAGGTAACAAGGAGATGATCAATAGTTTCATCCTCTTGATCACATACGGGGCACTTCTCAGGATGAGTCAGCCCTCTTTTAGCAAGCCTATCTGCTGTCCAGACTCTTTTTTGAGCTACCAGCCAAATGAAGAAGCGACATTTTGGCAAGGCCCAAGTTTTCCAAATTCTCTTGTGATGAGGGAAAACCACAGACCCCAAAAAGAACCCTTCATAAGCAGTCTTTGCTGAATAGGTGCCAGTAGGAGTAATACTGAAAACATGTCTATCCTCAACCTCAGGCATGGGTTCTTGTTACAGTACCCCAAAAATTAATTTCCAGTTTCCCCGACAGAAAAAGGTAGAATTAAAAATGGGGTATGTGTTAATGATTTGACCATTTCAATCATATATTAATGCAGATGCGATGCAGAAAAGGACTACGAAGTACTTCACTCTTTGTTTTCAGAAAAAGTATTCGTCGTCTTACTATTCTGTACTAAAAAGAATCTTGTAATAGCATTCGTAATGGAAACGCAAAAAACTTTTGATTGGTACTGTTCTCCTGAAATTTGACAACAGCATGATGTGTTGTGGAATTTTGTACAGTAAAAAATGACATTATGGCATTGACATAGCTTGGGGAAAAATGTCATTTCCACACAAAATGTTGCCTGTCACTTTTGTTTGCTCTAATCAAGGTCAACCTGGTGTTAAATCTCATAGGTACTGCAAGAACATCATTGGTTGTGACAATTGGTCCATCTCCAAGACATCGTGGGGAAACTACCAGTACAATAATGTTTGGACAAAGGGTACGTTCTCTGCCTAAATACATTTTGATGGTTTTATAGTCTTTCATCTTCAAGTTGTGAAGTAGTGACAATTTCTAGTTTTGCTGAATTGGTGAATAGTTGTAAGTTTTTTCATTAATTGGGTGATTGATATTTTATTTGTGTCATGTCTAGGCAATGAAAGTTGAGAACATGGTGAAATTGAAGGAAGAGTTTGATTACAAGAGCTTATGTAGGAAACTTGATATTGAATTGGATAAATTAATTGCAGAAAATGAAAGGCAAAGGAAACATTTTGACGATGAAGTTGAGAGAATAAGAGCTGAAGCTCAATGCCGCATTGCTGAGGCTGAAAGGGAATGCAAAATCACATTAGAGGTTTGTCTACCGTCATTATATTCTGCTATACCTTGATATTTTGTGTAGACTAATGAGCGCTCCCACTTTTGACTCGGATATTGGCGCCAGCTTTATAATTTGCTGTCCACAAGCTAATATAATTTGTGATCCAAACTGAATTTTATTTAGATCAGAAAATCCGTATGTTTATGATCAATATGCGTCTATGGGAAACCTACCCTTTCTTCCAAAACCAAGTCAAGAAAAAGAGTAGGAAAAGTGTCATTATGTTTTACATCCTTTTGTTGATTATTCAACGGCAATATTTGTTCTTCTGCTTGCCATTTGTTGTTTTGAAGTGAAATATGTTCTCTGCTGAATTAATATGTAAAGATTCAGATATTTCTGTGTTAATCTCACAGACACACACATTGCTGGCATATGCTTATATCCTAATCCTAATAGGATATGAACTGTATCCTTCAATTTTGAGCTTCCTAAATTAATAACTATTTCTCTAACGTGTTTTTTAGGGGAAAACAGCAAGAGAGACCCTTGCTGTGGTATAtatttataaaaaaatatatgaacacaaaataataaaataatttaAAAAACACACATAACAAACTTAAAAAATCATGGAGAGAAGAGACCCTCTCTAACGTGTTTGATgtatgctacatttatcaatcaATTTTCCTTTTTATGCAGAATGAGAAAATGAAGTATCATGAAGAATACTTAGACTCAATAAGAATACTGGAGGAGAAGTGGAAAGTACATCAGCAATCACCCAAGAAACAAGTACACACCTATTTGAGCTTTACAAATTAGTAAATTTCATGCTATTAGTGAAGGGCAGGCCTGGTGCAGTGGTGAGAACCGTTTCACTGAATCATCGAGTCACCAGGTCTCGAGTTCAAAGCAGTCTCTCCACATTTTCGGGACAAGGCTTGCCTCGGTTTCTCTCTTTTCTAGACCCCCTGTAGGAGCCTCTAGCACTGGGTCTGCCATATGCTATTGTTcccattccaaattataagacaATTTTGTCTTTTCTAGGCATGTAACTTTTGGTATGCACTATGCACTTATATATACACTTTGTCTAAATATATAATAAAAGCAATGTATCTAGAAAAGTCAAGTCATCTTATAATTTGTAATGGAGAGAGTATTTAATTTGCGGCCACTTTTTTTATGTAAATTCTAAATGTGATTTCTCTCTCCTTCCACATTGTAGAATAAAGAGGCTGAGTCTACATCCAATGATACTGGAGAAGTGCATAATTTACTGCAGAATGAGAAAATGCTACGTCAATCGGCTGAAGATGAGGCCAGTGACCTCAAGAATCAAATATCACACTGGAAAAAGCTGGAGGTGTTGTTAGCTTAAAACCTTTTTTTGTCTCAAAGTATTGCCTCAGTGTCCTGATAGCAAAGGGGCTTCCCTCGCTCATCTTGTAGGCTACAGCTACAGCTGAGATAATAAAACTACAGAAAATGCTAGATGCTGAAGCTAGCCAGAAAGAGAAACTTGAAGAAGAAATAGGTGTTTTGAGAAGCCAGTTATTGCAGATGAGTATGGAAGCCGATGAGGTAATTGTTACTATCATTGTCAAGGATTTTTTCCCCACGGAAGCTGCTATATCTTTTTGTAACTTATTTCTATTTCTGACTTGAACACGCTGCCCTAACATAGTCGGTATGTTTTCTCTTCATTCCTATTTGGTCACATCAGACAAGAAGTCTTGATAAAGGAGATGGGCCAGGAAAAATATTTCCTGGTTTAGATTCATTGGTGTCTCAGACTCGAGGTTCACAACCCAGAGAGCAGGACAATGGACAGAAGCAACCGATTGCCAAACTCTTTGAACAAGGTATTTGTTATTTATTCTTTTACAGTTTCTGCTTGATCTGCCTATTTCCTGTAACTCTGTAAGAAATCTCCAAAACTAAAAGTAAACTAATTGTTGGGCTTAACAGTTAATTATAGCGATTCACGAACCCTTTAGATTACAATAAATGGTGTGCCAAAAGATTCATTGTGCTAGCAATTTCAATTTTCTCTAAACTAAAATACTACCTgtcgcgaaagggcctctagcgtaatggttaaggcttccgagtgGCACCTCCAGGTCCTGGGTTCGATCCCCCTCGGGGGCGAATTTCCGGCTtgattaaaaaaatcccctcgctgtgccccgcccgctcccgggttacgtcctgcgcgccaccctccggctgggccgttgcagagtgggcggTGACGGCCTGCTAGTGATGGAGGtcagggttcggggattttctcggccgggaccatgtttcggtctcttcttaatataataccgggaggacggtctttccctccccggctGAGTTTTTTTTAAATATACTACTTGTCCATCTGTGCTACTTGTATCATATTTGAATGCAAAGACACTCGTGCAGATGCACTGTTTATAACAATATGGAATATGATGAATAAATTTTCTCACAAGCGAAAATACCACCTGTCCCACTGTGCTACCTTTTTGTAATATTTGGATCCTTGCATAGCCACGCTATTGATAAAAATATGGTATATGATGAATGGTAAGGTCACTGAGTTTACGATGGCACCGTGAAATTGTCAGACGATAAACTTAAGATAGAATTTTATGAAGCACCCTGTCCCTTGTTGCAGCCTTACCATCCCAACTATTGATATCAAAACATATGGTGCTTAAAATTTTCTTCACTCTATTTCAGTTGGGTTA from Zea mays cultivar B73 chromosome 6, Zm-B73-REFERENCE-NAM-5.0, whole genome shotgun sequence harbors:
- the LOC100501407 gene encoding kinesin-like protein KIN-UB isoform X1, which encodes MASSGVRNGVGPRMSAKPDRQGAGATPKTAAGKHRVSSAGGAGAYRRTSSGPLPAAAGGRAASDGVSSRVRVAVRLRPRNAEELAADADFGDCVELQPELKRLRLRKNNWESETYEFDEVLTDFSSQKRVYEVVAKPVVESVMEGYNGTVMAYGQTGTGKTFTLGRLGEEDTAARGIMVRAMEDILADITPGTDSVSVSYLQLYMEMIQDLLDPVNDNIAIVEDPRTGDVSLPGATVVEVRDQKSFVDLLRVGEAHRVAANTKLNTESSRSHAILMVNVRRSVKGRTEMDVSISGENGLSSSLVGSLRPPIVRKSKLVVVDLAGSERIDKSGSEGHTLEEAKSINLSLSALGKCINALAESSPHVPVRDSKLTRLLKDSFGGTARTSLVVTIGPSPRHRGETTSTIMFGQRAMKVENMVKLKEEFDYKSLCRKLDIELDKLIAENERQRKHFDDEVERIRAEAQCRIAEAERECKITLENEKMKYHEEYLDSIRILEEKWKVHQQSPKKQNKEAESTSNDTGEVHNLLQNEKMLRQSAEDEASDLKNQISHWKKLEATATAEIIKLQKMLDAEASQKEKLEEEIGVLRSQLLQMSMEADETRSLDKGDGPGKIFPGLDSLVSQTRGSQPREQDNGQKQPIAKLFEQVGLQKILSLLESEEPDVRVHAVKVVANLAAEEANQEKIVEAGGLTSLLMLLRSSEDETIRRVAAGAIANLAMNETNQDLIMAQGGVTLLSMTASDAEDPQTLRMVAGAIANLCGNDKLQTRLRVEGGIKALLGMVRCGHPDVLAQVARGIANFAKCESRAATQGNKMGKSLLIDDGALPWIVKNANNEAAPIRRHIELALCHLAQHEVNSKDIINEGALWELVRISRDCSREDIRNLAYRTLTSSPTLEAEMRRLGIKM
- the LOC100501407 gene encoding kinesin-like protein KIN-UB isoform X2 — encoded protein: MASSGVRNGVGPRMSAKPDRQGAGATPKTAAGKHRVSSAGGAGAYRRTSSGPLPAAAGGRAASDGVSSRVRVAVRLRPRNAEELAADADFGDCVELQPELKRLRLRKNNWESETYEFDEVLTDFSSQKRVYEVVAKPVVESVMEGYNGTVMAYGQTGTGKTFTLGRLGEEDTAARGIMVRAMEDILADITPGTDSVSVSYLQLYMEMIQDLLDPVNDNIAIVEDPRTGDVSLPGATVVEVRDQKSFVDLLRVGEAHRVAANTKLNTESSRSHAILMVNVRRSVKGRTEMDVSISGENGLSSSLVGSLRPPIVRKSKLVVVDLAGSERIDKSGSEGHTLEEAKSINLSLSALGKCINALAESSPHVPVRDSKLTRLLKDSFGGTARTSLVVTIGPSPRHRGETTSTIMFGQRAMKVENMVKLKEEFDYKSLCRKLDIELDKLIAENERQRKHFDDEVERIRAEAQCRIAEAERECKITLENKEAESTSNDTGEVHNLLQNEKMLRQSAEDEASDLKNQISHWKKLEATATAEIIKLQKMLDAEASQKEKLEEEIGVLRSQLLQMSMEADETRSLDKGDGPGKIFPGLDSLVSQTRGSQPREQDNGQKQPIAKLFEQVGLQKILSLLESEEPDVRVHAVKVVANLAAEEANQEKIVEAGGLTSLLMLLRSSEDETIRRVAAGAIANLAMNETNQDLIMAQGGVTLLSMTASDAEDPQTLRMVAGAIANLCGNDKLQTRLRVEGGIKALLGMVRCGHPDVLAQVARGIANFAKCESRAATQGNKMGKSLLIDDGALPWIVKNANNEAAPIRRHIELALCHLAQHEVNSKDIINEGALWELVRISRDCSREDIRNLAYRTLTSSPTLEAEMRRLGIKM
- the LOC100501407 gene encoding kinesin-like protein KIN-UB isoform X4 translates to MEGYNGTVMAYGQTGTGKTFTLGRLGEEDTAARGIMVRAMEDILADITPGTDSVSVSYLQLYMEMIQDLLDPVNDNIAIVEDPRTGDVSLPGATVVEVRDQKSFVDLLRVGEAHRVAANTKLNTESSRSHAILMVNVRRSVKGRTEMDVSISGENGLSSSLVGSLRPPIVRKSKLVVVDLAGSERIDKSGSEGHTLEEAKSINLSLSALGKCINALAESSPHVPVRDSKLTRLLKDSFGGTARTSLVVTIGPSPRHRGETTSTIMFGQRAMKVENMVKLKEEFDYKSLCRKLDIELDKLIAENERQRKHFDDEVERIRAEAQCRIAEAERECKITLENKEAESTSNDTGEVHNLLQNEKMLRQSAEDEASDLKNQISHWKKLEATATAEIIKLQKMLDAEASQKEKLEEEIGVLRSQLLQMSMEADETRSLDKGDGPGKIFPGLDSLVSQTRGSQPREQDNGQKQPIAKLFEQVGLQKILSLLESEEPDVRVHAVKVVANLAAEEANQEKIVEAGGLTSLLMLLRSSEDETIRRVAAGAIANLAMNETNQDLIMAQGGVTLLSMTASDAEDPQTLRMVAGAIANLCGNDKLQTRLRVEGGIKALLGMVRCGHPDVLAQVARGIANFAKCESRAATQGNKMGKSLLIDDGALPWIVKNANNEAAPIRRHIELALCHLAQHEVNSKDIINEGALWELVRISRDCSREDIRNLAYRTLTSSPTLEAEMRRLGIKM
- the LOC100501407 gene encoding kinesin-like protein KIN-UB isoform X3, coding for MEGYNGTVMAYGQTGTGKTFTLGRLGEEDTAARGIMVRAMEDILADITPGTDSVSVSYLQLYMEMIQDLLDPVNDNIAIVEDPRTGDVSLPGATVVEVRDQKSFVDLLRVGEAHRVAANTKLNTESSRSHAILMVNVRRSVKGRTEMDVSISGENGLSSSLVGSLRPPIVRKSKLVVVDLAGSERIDKSGSEGHTLEEAKSINLSLSALGKCINALAESSPHVPVRDSKLTRLLKDSFGGTARTSLVVTIGPSPRHRGETTSTIMFGQRAMKVENMVKLKEEFDYKSLCRKLDIELDKLIAENERQRKHFDDEVERIRAEAQCRIAEAERECKITLENEKMKYHEEYLDSIRILEEKWKVHQQSPKKQNKEAESTSNDTGEVHNLLQNEKMLRQSAEDEASDLKNQISHWKKLEATATAEIIKLQKMLDAEASQKEKLEEEIGVLRSQLLQMSMEADETRSLDKGDGPGKIFPGLDSLVSQTRGSQPREQDNGQKQPIAKLFEQVGLQKILSLLESEEPDVRVHAVKVVANLAAEEANQEKIVEAGGLTSLLMLLRSSEDETIRRVAAGAIANLAMNETNQDLIMAQGGVTLLSMTASDAEDPQTLRMVAGAIANLCGNDKLQTRLRVEGGIKALLGMVRCGHPDVLAQVARGIANFAKCESRAATQGNKMGKSLLIDDGALPWIVKNANNEAAPIRRHIELALCHLAQHEVNSKDIINEGALWELVRISRDCSREDIRNLAYRTLTSSPTLEAEMRRLGIKM